A region of Bradyrhizobium sp. SZCCHNS1050 DNA encodes the following proteins:
- a CDS encoding 2-dehydro-3-deoxygalactonokinase, whose translation MTAVYSSATPALVAVDWGTSSFRAWLMAGDGTELAESRGSEGMLHCATSGFAPVLRDHLAKLGAPADVPVLICGMAGARQGWVEAPYLHTPTRLEALHAGAIGVDTEGDVRILPGLAQARADQPDVMRGEETQLLGVTEPDFTGIVCIPGTHSKWIRIDAGAVIDFATYMTGELFAVVSQHSILMHAVEPEASAVEHDAAFRESFAASLAAPTALTNALFRLRAAQLLGFEQRSDGAARLSGLLIGSEIADARARFGAELPLRLIGAGRLGRLYRAALAAAGFDVNECDAEQASRRGLVKAARQIWGARFRP comes from the coding sequence GTGACCGCCGTCTATTCGTCAGCAACGCCGGCCCTTGTCGCCGTCGACTGGGGGACATCCAGCTTCCGCGCCTGGCTGATGGCCGGAGATGGGACGGAGCTGGCCGAGAGCCGCGGTAGCGAGGGCATGCTGCATTGCGCGACATCAGGCTTCGCGCCGGTGCTGCGCGACCATCTGGCGAAGCTCGGCGCGCCGGCCGATGTTCCGGTGCTGATCTGCGGCATGGCCGGCGCGCGGCAAGGCTGGGTCGAGGCGCCTTATCTGCACACGCCCACCCGGCTGGAGGCGCTGCATGCCGGCGCGATTGGCGTCGACACGGAGGGCGACGTCAGGATTCTGCCGGGATTGGCGCAGGCGCGGGCGGATCAGCCGGACGTGATGCGCGGCGAGGAAACCCAGCTGCTCGGCGTCACCGAGCCGGACTTCACCGGGATCGTCTGCATTCCGGGCACCCACAGCAAATGGATCCGGATCGATGCCGGCGCTGTGATCGACTTTGCCACCTACATGACCGGCGAGCTGTTCGCGGTCGTCTCTCAACATAGCATTTTGATGCACGCCGTCGAACCGGAGGCCTCGGCCGTCGAGCACGACGCGGCGTTCCGCGAGAGCTTCGCAGCGTCGCTTGCCGCGCCGACGGCACTGACCAATGCGCTGTTCCGGCTGCGCGCAGCCCAGCTCCTCGGTTTTGAGCAGCGGTCCGATGGGGCTGCGAGGCTCTCCGGGCTTCTGATCGGCAGTGAGATCGCCGACGCTCGGGCGCGGTTTGGCGCCGAGCTTCCACTCCGGTTGATCGGAGCGGGCCGGCTCGGCCGGCTCTATCGCGCGGCGCTGGCCGCTGCTGGTTTCGACGTGAACGAATGTGATGCCGAACAGGCGTCCCGGCGCGGCCTGGTCAAGGCCGCGCGGCAGATCTGGGGAGCGCGTTTCCGACCATGA
- a CDS encoding nucleoside deaminase: MMAPRDQARDGRRQAGAQDRDTHFLRHSFAIARRATSNGNHPFGAVLIAADGRVLIEAENGYMPAHDATAHAERLVATQACISIAPEIRAAATLYSSAEPCAMCAGAIYWAGIGRVVYGLGERRLRGITGNHPENPTLDLPCRDVFASGQRATEIVGPLLEEEAAALHDGVWDN, from the coding sequence ATGATGGCGCCGAGAGATCAGGCGAGAGACGGACGGAGGCAAGCCGGCGCCCAAGACCGGGACACACATTTCCTGCGGCACAGCTTCGCCATCGCCCGCCGCGCGACATCCAACGGCAATCATCCATTCGGAGCGGTGCTGATCGCTGCCGACGGCCGCGTTCTGATCGAGGCCGAGAACGGCTACATGCCAGCTCATGACGCCACGGCCCATGCCGAGCGGCTGGTTGCGACCCAGGCCTGCATTTCGATAGCGCCCGAGATCAGGGCGGCGGCCACGCTGTATTCGTCGGCAGAGCCGTGCGCGATGTGCGCGGGCGCCATCTATTGGGCCGGCATCGGACGCGTGGTCTACGGCCTCGGTGAGCGGCGGCTGCGCGGCATCACCGGCAATCATCCGGAGAATCCGACGCTCGACCTGCCCTGCCGCGACGTGTTCGCGAGCGGCCAGCGCGCGACCGAAATCGTCGGCCCCCTGCTGGAGGAGGAAGCCGCGGCACTACATGACGGCGTCTGGGACAACTGA
- a CDS encoding DeoR/GlpR family DNA-binding transcription regulator — MSDLPLARRDQIAGRLSAGHAVVAAALAHEFGVSEDAIRRDLRALAAEGRCRRVYGGALPIAGGMTPMAARIGQDRDRKLALARTAARGIARGEFLFLDSGSTNLALAEVLPDDFDLTVATNAIDIAATVLHRQDLQLIMIGGSVHPAVGGCVDADALMQVQRLNIDRCFIGVCAVSAQGGISAVDPADAAFKRTLLSLSRVSVAMVTNEKLETRAPHRIAGAKTISQLTVEHDAPAARLALLKRAGAAIMTAAPPG, encoded by the coding sequence ATGTCAGACCTTCCACTGGCGCGCCGCGACCAGATCGCCGGCCGCCTCTCGGCGGGGCACGCGGTCGTCGCGGCCGCCCTGGCCCACGAATTCGGCGTCTCCGAGGATGCCATCCGGCGCGATCTTCGTGCGCTTGCCGCCGAAGGACGCTGCCGCCGGGTGTATGGCGGCGCATTGCCGATCGCCGGCGGCATGACACCGATGGCGGCGCGGATCGGGCAAGATCGCGACCGCAAGCTGGCGCTCGCCCGGACGGCCGCCCGCGGCATCGCGCGTGGCGAATTTCTCTTCCTCGATAGTGGCAGCACCAATCTCGCCCTCGCTGAGGTCCTGCCCGATGATTTCGATCTCACCGTCGCAACCAACGCCATCGACATTGCCGCAACCGTGCTGCACCGGCAGGACCTGCAGCTGATCATGATCGGCGGCTCCGTTCACCCCGCAGTCGGCGGCTGTGTCGACGCCGACGCCCTCATGCAGGTGCAGCGCTTGAACATCGACCGCTGCTTCATCGGCGTCTGCGCTGTATCGGCGCAAGGCGGCATCAGCGCGGTTGATCCGGCTGACGCAGCATTCAAGCGGACCCTGCTGTCGCTGAGCCGCGTCAGCGTCGCAATGGTCACCAACGAGAAGCTCGAGACCCGAGCCCCCCACCGTATCGCCGGCGCCAAGACCATCAGCCAGCTCACCGTCGAGCATGATGCGCCGGCGGCCCGGCTCGCCCTGCTCAAACGGGCGGGAGCCGCCATCATGACGGCCGCCCCGCCGGGGTGA
- a CDS encoding cation diffusion facilitator family transporter — protein sequence MAANADSKVAVYAALAGNLLVACTKTAAAVWTGSSAMTSEAIHSAVDTSNELLLLYGFHRASRPPDQRHPLGHGRELYFWSFIVALLLFALGAGVSLYEGVAHLMHPLPIEDPTVNYIVLGLSFVFEAGSWWVAVRRFRAAAPGLSYLEAFRRSKDPPAFMVVFEDSAALIGIVIAAAAMAAAVAFDEPAWDGIGSILIGVLLAATSMVLARESKSLLIGEPADPELARSILDIARKRKGVKSANGLLTVQLSPQHVVVALSIEFADDQRADDIERAVVAIESELRARHPIVAALFVKPQTGARYQEMRESVLQNGSTPA from the coding sequence ATGGCGGCAAACGCGGATTCCAAGGTTGCCGTCTATGCCGCGCTTGCCGGCAATCTGCTCGTGGCCTGCACCAAGACCGCCGCGGCGGTGTGGACCGGCAGCTCGGCCATGACGAGCGAGGCGATCCACTCCGCCGTCGACACCTCGAACGAACTGCTGCTGCTCTACGGCTTTCATCGCGCAAGCCGTCCGCCCGACCAGCGGCATCCGCTCGGCCATGGCCGTGAGCTCTATTTCTGGAGCTTCATCGTTGCGCTGCTGCTGTTCGCGCTTGGCGCCGGCGTCTCGCTGTACGAAGGCGTGGCGCACCTGATGCATCCGCTGCCGATCGAAGACCCGACGGTGAACTACATCGTGCTCGGGCTCTCCTTCGTGTTCGAGGCAGGCTCCTGGTGGGTGGCGGTGCGGCGGTTTCGCGCGGCTGCGCCGGGTCTCTCCTATCTCGAGGCGTTCAGGCGCAGCAAGGACCCGCCAGCCTTCATGGTCGTGTTCGAGGACAGCGCGGCACTGATCGGCATCGTGATTGCTGCTGCCGCGATGGCTGCGGCCGTCGCCTTCGATGAGCCGGCATGGGACGGCATCGGATCGATCCTGATCGGTGTGCTGCTTGCGGCGACCTCGATGGTGCTCGCGCGGGAGAGCAAGAGTCTCCTGATCGGCGAGCCGGCGGATCCGGAGCTGGCGCGTTCGATCCTCGACATCGCGCGCAAGAGGAAGGGCGTCAAGTCAGCCAATGGCCTGCTCACGGTGCAGCTGTCACCGCAGCATGTCGTTGTCGCGCTGAGCATCGAATTTGCGGACGATCAGCGCGCCGATGATATCGAGCGCGCCGTCGTTGCGATCGAGAGCGAGCTGAGGGCGCGGCATCCGATCGTCGCGGCGCTGTTCGTCAAGCCGCAGACCGGTGCGCGCTATCAGGAAATGCGCGAGAGCGTGCTCCAAAATGGCTCGACTCCGGCGTGA
- a CDS encoding MFS transporter — protein MSSDHSGARLATRLAFFVAGFGIACWAPLVPFAKQRLGVDDATLGLLLLSLGVGSVASMLAAGLLSAHYGSKPVVIVSGIALALFLPLLAIAATPATLALALFAFGAALGSLDVAVNIQAIDVERLSERPLMSGFHAQFSIGGFAGSGVMTALLAFDVAPLLGTLACCALALAAMIVAAPRLMASKPAQSGPLLVLPHGAVLLLAALAAIMFLVEGAMLDWSALLLVGSGRLPAAQAGLGYIMFSIAMTAGRLVGDAVVARIGDRATLLGGGAIAIAGFVLLLTAPWVAAAMAGFALIGLGASNLVPVLFRRAGAQTAMPVGLAVAAVTTAGYSGVLLGPAGIGFIAAATSLPAAFWMLAALLVIVLLSAPLAASTQP, from the coding sequence ATGAGTTCTGATCACAGCGGGGCGCGGCTCGCGACCCGCCTGGCCTTCTTCGTCGCCGGCTTCGGCATCGCCTGCTGGGCACCGCTGGTGCCGTTTGCCAAACAGCGGCTCGGCGTCGATGATGCGACGCTCGGGCTGCTCCTGCTCTCGCTCGGCGTTGGCTCGGTCGCATCGATGCTGGCCGCCGGACTGCTGAGCGCCCATTATGGCAGCAAGCCGGTCGTCATCGTCAGCGGCATCGCTCTCGCGCTGTTCCTGCCGCTGCTGGCGATCGCAGCAACGCCAGCGACACTCGCACTCGCATTGTTCGCCTTCGGTGCGGCGCTGGGCTCGCTCGACGTCGCGGTGAACATCCAGGCGATCGACGTCGAGCGGCTGAGCGAGCGTCCGCTGATGTCGGGTTTCCATGCCCAGTTCAGCATCGGCGGCTTCGCGGGCTCCGGCGTCATGACGGCGCTGCTCGCATTCGACGTCGCGCCGCTGCTCGGCACGCTCGCCTGCTGCGCCCTCGCCCTGGCCGCGATGATCGTGGCTGCCCCGCGACTGATGGCGAGCAAACCCGCGCAATCGGGGCCTCTGCTCGTGCTTCCGCACGGCGCGGTGCTGCTGCTGGCGGCACTCGCCGCAATCATGTTCCTGGTCGAGGGCGCGATGCTCGACTGGAGCGCGCTGCTGCTCGTCGGTTCCGGCCGCCTGCCGGCGGCGCAGGCCGGACTGGGCTACATCATGTTCTCGATCGCAATGACCGCAGGGCGCCTCGTCGGTGACGCGGTGGTTGCACGGATCGGTGATCGCGCAACGTTGCTCGGGGGCGGCGCCATCGCCATCGCGGGCTTCGTCCTGCTGCTCACGGCTCCGTGGGTTGCTGCTGCCATGGCGGGCTTTGCGCTGATCGGCCTCGGCGCGTCGAACCTGGTCCCGGTGCTGTTCCGCCGAGCCGGGGCGCAGACCGCCATGCCGGTCGGGCTGGCCGTCGCGGCCGTCACCACCGCAGGCTACTCAGGCGTGCTGCTGGGCCCCGCAGGCATCGGCTTCATCGCCGCAGCCACCAGCCTGCCGGCCGCATTCTGGATGTTGGCCGCACTGCTGGTGATCGTGCTGCTGAGTGCGCCGTTGGCCGCGAGCACGCAGCCTTAG